One Leptospira bourretii DNA segment encodes these proteins:
- a CDS encoding alcohol dehydrogenase catalytic domain-containing protein, translating to MNLKFRAKDYTSDDSFESAEYEYFGNETEGWEIKRNGQPYLHLGPGYIPLKTISCGVCSTDIDRRFLPFPLPQIIGHEVLAEGLGDNQGKQFVVEINDTYEARGDKDLDLFCKEGIPTHSPERRVLGIDRLPGGFGPYILAPVHAAISLEGVSPKAAVLMEPFAAALQAILASPPKSGDHVAVLGPRRLGSLILAALASYRKSNHLNFRITAITRHDHLVTLSKAMGADEVIDLRKTDISEIKNQFDIVYDTTSTTSGFESALEIAKREVHLKTTNGQVMAGIAHLTELVVDELSILPYSEENVSFHWQKENRKNQNIFVFGGVSKPIKENLKKQFTVFEGSSSEAESILNSDSFSNRLPRFDLVVVSNPEELSLAIRPNPKHENSLVRPRGAILVDTTSVDKWSDDSRLVAKFFVNQKEIHSSRCGDFHMAISLLRDNPEITHALETNLISHRFSSDQLEEAYATAKDPSSVKVVVDFK from the coding sequence ATGAACTTAAAATTTCGAGCGAAGGATTACACATCCGATGACTCGTTTGAATCAGCTGAATACGAGTATTTTGGCAATGAAACGGAAGGTTGGGAAATCAAACGGAATGGCCAACCTTACCTTCATTTAGGACCTGGTTATATTCCTCTTAAAACGATCTCATGTGGAGTTTGTTCCACAGACATAGATAGACGATTTTTACCCTTTCCACTCCCCCAAATCATTGGGCATGAAGTTCTAGCGGAAGGACTTGGTGACAACCAAGGAAAACAATTTGTTGTGGAAATCAACGATACCTATGAGGCCCGAGGAGACAAGGACTTGGATCTTTTTTGTAAAGAAGGAATTCCTACCCACTCCCCCGAAAGGCGAGTCCTTGGGATCGACCGTCTTCCTGGTGGCTTTGGCCCTTATATTTTAGCTCCAGTGCATGCTGCTATTTCTTTGGAAGGTGTTTCACCTAAAGCAGCAGTCCTGATGGAACCTTTTGCAGCCGCCCTTCAGGCCATCCTTGCGTCCCCTCCCAAATCCGGAGACCATGTGGCTGTTCTTGGGCCACGCCGGTTAGGAAGTTTGATCTTGGCAGCTCTTGCTTCGTACCGAAAATCGAATCATTTAAACTTTCGCATAACGGCAATCACTCGCCATGATCATTTGGTTACATTATCCAAAGCAATGGGTGCGGATGAAGTGATTGATCTTCGCAAAACTGATATTAGTGAAATTAAAAATCAATTTGATATTGTTTATGATACCACTTCCACCACCTCAGGATTTGAATCTGCCTTAGAAATTGCAAAACGAGAAGTGCATCTCAAAACAACGAATGGCCAAGTGATGGCAGGGATTGCTCATTTAACCGAACTTGTAGTGGATGAACTTTCGATTCTCCCGTATTCAGAAGAAAATGTTTCGTTTCATTGGCAAAAAGAAAATCGTAAGAACCAAAACATATTTGTTTTTGGCGGAGTTTCCAAACCGATCAAAGAGAATCTTAAAAAACAATTTACTGTTTTCGAAGGAAGTTCCTCAGAAGCAGAGAGTATTCTAAATTCTGATTCATTTTCGAATCGATTGCCGCGATTTGATTTGGTAGTGGTTTCTAATCCAGAAGAACTAAGTTTAGCAATTCGTCCTAACCCAAAACATGAAAATTCATTGGTCCGTCCGCGTGGAGCCATCCTCGTAGACACAACAAGTGTAGATAAATGGTCAGATGACTCTCGTTTGGTGGCCAAGTTCTTTGTAAATCAAAAGGAAATTCATAGTTCTCGTTGTGGGGATTTTCATATGGCGATTTCGCTCCTTCGTGACAATCCTGAGATCACTCATGCACTAGAAACAAATTTAATCTCCCATCGTTTTTCATCAGACCAACTGGAAGAGGCATATGCAACTGCTAAAGATCCATCAAGTGTTAAGGTAGTTGTCGATTTTAAATAG
- a CDS encoding rhomboid family intramembrane serine protease, whose translation MRSFIWEFPLTAGFSLFLFLLYPTVSIFFPDLISVYFIATPGEFEPINWILSTFFHGSGAHLLSNLFFLLLLGRVVENRVGKARWLLFYFMAGILSVLGDATVRGLILGDRTPIVGASGAISGLASAATFLSPFRFPISQKKSIPFPVFLFGWMMVYSDITNLFARDQVAHWAHLGGFFSVFVTSYLLGDKERREIRQGFLLNFTFFTLTIILLFFINNR comes from the coding sequence ATGCGATCATTTATTTGGGAATTTCCCCTCACAGCTGGATTTTCATTATTTCTTTTTTTGTTATACCCAACTGTATCCATTTTTTTTCCTGATTTGATTTCAGTTTATTTTATCGCAACACCAGGCGAATTTGAACCAATCAATTGGATTTTATCTACATTCTTTCACGGATCAGGGGCCCATTTGCTTTCGAATTTATTTTTCCTATTACTCCTTGGCCGAGTTGTAGAAAATCGAGTAGGGAAAGCAAGATGGCTTTTATTTTATTTTATGGCCGGAATACTATCTGTGTTAGGCGATGCGACAGTTAGGGGTCTGATTTTAGGTGACAGGACTCCCATTGTTGGGGCAAGTGGTGCGATTTCTGGTTTGGCATCTGCTGCCACTTTCTTATCTCCTTTTCGTTTTCCTATCTCCCAAAAAAAATCCATTCCATTCCCGGTTTTTCTTTTTGGTTGGATGATGGTTTATTCTGATATAACCAATTTATTCGCTCGTGATCAAGTAGCACATTGGGCTCATCTTGGCGGTTTTTTTTCGGTCTTTGTAACAAGTTACTTACTTGGTGATAAAGAAAGGAGAGAAATCAGACAGGGCTTTCTTCTCAACTTTACCTTTTTTACATTGACGATCATTCTTCTTTTTTTTATCAACAATAGGTAA
- a CDS encoding adhesin OmpL37 family surface protein: MKRFSVIVMLFLTVIGEMTPDQSSSKATQLIRVSYGLKDNYEFLRILNSTISNRGTDDQKKYFKRCVQHHIESEILHLQMDLGRSYSELRRTQGLLIQLYIYVLEDEIEELEIELGRLARLANGKEKTETKLYLRLGYREIAVAKQKLLVGKNIRPYLYLMKLQELAYALKSLKQAEKYIVLLGLLHDSIDEFDKETRTFADMVHEVNRIIFNDREKYLRLLYDSHFDSYGTLDYYELIWKQPDLYELATGIPGFDPAYFRNPEEAKPPTFQ; the protein is encoded by the coding sequence ATGAAACGTTTTTCGGTCATAGTAATGCTCTTTCTGACAGTGATTGGAGAGATGACACCGGATCAGTCCAGTTCCAAAGCAACTCAGTTAATTCGTGTTAGCTACGGACTTAAGGATAACTACGAGTTTCTGCGCATTTTAAATTCCACAATCAGCAATCGCGGAACGGACGACCAAAAAAAATACTTCAAACGTTGCGTACAACACCATATCGAATCAGAAATTCTGCATTTGCAAATGGATTTGGGTCGTTCTTATTCTGAACTCCGGAGAACACAAGGTCTACTCATTCAACTGTATATTTATGTTTTAGAAGATGAAATCGAAGAACTAGAAATTGAATTAGGCAGGCTTGCCAGACTTGCCAACGGAAAAGAAAAAACAGAAACTAAATTATACCTAAGATTGGGATACCGCGAAATTGCCGTTGCAAAACAGAAACTACTCGTAGGAAAAAATATTCGACCTTATTTGTATTTGATGAAACTCCAAGAATTGGCATACGCACTAAAATCGCTGAAACAAGCTGAAAAGTACATTGTCCTTCTTGGATTATTACATGATTCTATCGATGAATTTGATAAAGAAACCAGAACTTTTGCTGATATGGTCCATGAAGTCAATCGAATCATTTTTAATGACCGTGAAAAATACTTGCGATTGTTATATGATAGCCACTTTGATTCTTACGGAACTTTGGATTATTATGAACTGATTTGGAAACAACCGGATCTGTATGAATTGGCGACAGGAATCCCTGGATTTGATCCAGCTTATTTTAGAAACCCTGAAGAAGCCAAACCACCAACATTTCAATAG
- a CDS encoding zinc-binding dehydrogenase, with product MKAAVLPQGSRSLEIQELDLPTLLPNQVKIKVKACGICGSDIHLVLHGKMRATYTPCVPGHETSGVVEEVGQQVTRFKKGDRVVVSAGTSCGKCKHCLAGRENLCEEIGVLGFNQRGGFAEYLQIEERYLHNLPDEIPFTEGAILADAVSTPYHAVKYQGEIKPGDTVAIIGCGGLGIHAVAIAKALGAGRIFAVDIDSGSLENAKSYGADELILVEKNMQVGKVLKEKSGGIDLLCDFSGFMPNIENSVRAMNRGGRIVLVGIGRNKLEIPMPFFLIERQIRITGSYGSDRRAIPELIQLYKDKKLNLTKSISGVHKLEDTNEFLHALEEKKGNPIRFIINPEL from the coding sequence ATGAAAGCAGCAGTTCTCCCCCAAGGTTCAAGATCTCTTGAAATCCAAGAATTAGATCTCCCCACTCTTCTCCCTAACCAAGTAAAAATCAAAGTCAAAGCATGCGGCATTTGTGGCTCTGACATTCATTTGGTCCTTCACGGAAAAATGAGGGCAACTTATACTCCTTGTGTTCCTGGCCATGAAACTTCAGGTGTTGTGGAGGAAGTAGGCCAACAAGTTACCCGATTCAAAAAAGGGGATCGAGTAGTTGTCAGTGCCGGAACATCTTGTGGAAAATGTAAACACTGTTTGGCAGGTAGAGAAAATCTTTGCGAAGAAATCGGCGTTCTTGGTTTTAACCAACGTGGTGGTTTTGCTGAATATTTACAAATCGAAGAACGTTACCTTCACAACTTACCAGATGAAATTCCATTTACGGAAGGTGCCATCCTTGCCGATGCTGTTTCCACTCCTTATCATGCTGTCAAATACCAAGGGGAAATCAAACCAGGAGACACGGTTGCCATCATTGGATGTGGTGGACTAGGAATTCACGCTGTGGCCATTGCCAAAGCTTTGGGAGCAGGCAGAATTTTTGCTGTCGATATTGATAGTGGTTCTCTCGAAAACGCAAAATCATACGGTGCCGATGAACTCATATTAGTCGAAAAAAACATGCAAGTGGGTAAGGTTTTAAAAGAAAAATCTGGCGGCATTGATTTGTTATGCGACTTTTCTGGTTTTATGCCTAATATTGAGAATTCGGTCCGTGCGATGAACCGAGGTGGAAGGATTGTACTTGTGGGAATTGGCAGAAACAAATTGGAAATTCCTATGCCTTTTTTTCTGATCGAAAGACAAATTCGTATAACGGGTTCTTACGGTTCCGATAGAAGGGCAATTCCCGAACTCATCCAACTCTATAAAGATAAAAAACTAAATCTGACCAAGTCCATTAGCGGAGTTCATAAGTTAGAAGATACAAATGAATTTTTACATGCACTGGAAGAAAAAAAAGGAAATCCCATTCGGTTTATCATCAACCCGGAATTATAG
- a CDS encoding PP2C family protein-serine/threonine phosphatase produces MKEVKSYKSIHTFLQFVLYFGFWIQLFGCLDLQSEVAPDRQFQQSIYLLDRYYYWSSEEVKDPVSIPNNVWQKMEPNRLGFESLKGKYLYIKFSDQFVRQLKSPVLYAEIALEQFKLFQGKEFVFESRLQDHFFPYIIPLNQNPAGSLIIQFQSRYHGFIGMDRKVFFKDHSMALVDLFLENFSETFFAPILLVLSIIFLGFYFLRKREIIFLNFSILLFSAALLEGLNGFVGFSLSQFSYIVTPLTYINFAFFPFALLLFLIGIFPPFFRNLFKILAGLHIIVFITSIVGNYENGISFLNSEDDYNWVIVLEAVITILSSVYVLIKGNKNLRTITLGLLFIVIAGLHDILVDLELLPHSQRIIHFGFFMMLLLFGFYVFKHYWQLLHSINRMNAELRNKNKELQRLIQIDKDLALAHALQKSLLSSKYNEDDKIRIIGFSQNLESVGGDYFDHTKDSMGNWAILMADVSGHGISSAMVAAMSKMAFVGAGAYLQFPSRVFHSMNRHLVGKTKNLFITASYVFIDTELYTATFSNAGHPGFFLIRNSESEVIHLNVKGKPLGLFSHIPYAEDTVKLMPGDKILLYTDGIFDLLNEIGESFGEDKLKSLLWDNRYQKFQELAAIVQDSLFRFSSGWKYQMDDLSFLLVEIK; encoded by the coding sequence TTGAAAGAAGTCAAATCATATAAATCGATTCACACTTTCTTACAGTTTGTTCTTTATTTCGGGTTTTGGATCCAACTATTTGGTTGTTTGGATTTGCAATCGGAAGTTGCCCCAGATCGTCAGTTCCAACAGTCGATTTATCTTTTGGACCGGTATTATTATTGGTCTTCCGAGGAAGTCAAAGACCCCGTCTCCATTCCAAACAATGTTTGGCAAAAAATGGAACCCAATCGCCTTGGTTTTGAATCTTTAAAAGGCAAATATCTTTATATTAAATTTAGTGATCAGTTTGTTCGGCAACTCAAAAGCCCTGTTCTTTATGCTGAAATAGCATTGGAACAATTTAAACTTTTCCAAGGAAAAGAATTTGTTTTTGAATCCAGACTCCAAGATCATTTTTTTCCCTACATCATTCCGTTAAATCAAAACCCTGCTGGTTCGCTTATCATTCAATTTCAATCAAGGTACCATGGGTTTATAGGAATGGATCGAAAGGTATTTTTTAAAGATCATTCGATGGCTCTAGTGGATTTGTTTTTAGAAAATTTTTCTGAAACATTTTTTGCGCCGATTTTACTTGTTCTTTCGATTATTTTTCTTGGATTTTATTTTCTCAGAAAAAGAGAGATAATATTCTTAAATTTTTCGATTCTTCTATTTTCCGCGGCCCTTTTAGAAGGATTAAATGGTTTTGTTGGTTTTTCTCTCAGTCAGTTCTCTTATATAGTCACTCCCCTAACGTACATTAACTTTGCATTTTTCCCATTTGCACTTTTACTTTTTTTGATTGGGATATTTCCTCCTTTCTTTCGCAATTTATTTAAGATTCTCGCAGGTCTTCATATCATAGTTTTTATCACATCGATCGTAGGTAATTATGAAAATGGAATTTCCTTTTTAAACAGTGAAGACGATTACAATTGGGTGATTGTCTTAGAAGCTGTGATTACCATTTTGTCCTCTGTTTATGTATTGATAAAGGGCAATAAAAATTTGCGAACAATCACCTTGGGTTTACTTTTTATCGTAATTGCAGGTCTACATGATATTTTGGTTGATCTTGAACTACTTCCACATAGTCAGAGGATCATTCATTTTGGATTTTTTATGATGTTGTTATTGTTTGGATTTTATGTATTCAAACATTATTGGCAACTTTTGCATTCAATTAACAGGATGAATGCGGAATTGCGTAACAAAAACAAAGAACTACAGAGGTTAATTCAAATCGATAAGGATTTGGCCTTGGCCCACGCTCTCCAAAAATCATTATTATCATCTAAATACAATGAAGATGATAAGATTAGAATCATCGGTTTTTCCCAGAATTTAGAATCCGTGGGTGGAGATTACTTTGATCATACAAAAGATAGTATGGGAAATTGGGCGATTCTTATGGCAGATGTCTCAGGGCATGGAATTTCTTCTGCAATGGTGGCAGCTATGTCTAAAATGGCTTTTGTTGGGGCGGGTGCTTATTTACAATTCCCATCCAGGGTTTTTCATTCAATGAACAGGCATTTGGTTGGGAAAACAAAAAATCTATTTATCACTGCCTCTTATGTATTTATCGATACGGAATTATATACGGCTACATTCAGTAATGCAGGCCATCCTGGTTTTTTTCTCATTCGAAATTCAGAATCAGAAGTGATTCATTTAAATGTGAAAGGAAAACCATTGGGTTTGTTCTCTCACATCCCTTACGCAGAAGATACAGTGAAATTAATGCCCGGTGATAAAATTTTATTATATACTGACGGAATTTTTGACTTGTTGAATGAAATTGGCGAAAGTTTCGGTGAAGATAAACTCAAATCGTTGTTATGGGACAATCGTTACCAAAAATTTCAGGAATTGGCGGCGATTGTTCAAGATTCGCTCTTTCGATTTTCTTCCGGTTGGAAATACCAAATGGATGATTTAAGTTTTTTATTAGTTGAAATTAAATAA
- a CDS encoding NAD(P)H-dependent flavin oxidoreductase — protein MKIKTKISEMLKIDLPIIAAPMFLVSYPELVVAVSEAGGIGCFPSLNYRTPEQLREGILEIRSKSKKPIGVNLILHKEHNPNWAKQFEVVMDLKVELIITSLGTPRTIAKEIKSNGSTLFCDVTTLKHANIVAKSGADALIAVSQGAGGHAGAITPFALIPYLKKEVGLPVIAAGAISTGSQMAAALSLGADAVYIGTRFIATPESRAQNEYKQMLIDSSPDEIVYTEKISGIPANWLSKSVERSPEILEDGPKKIAAGHAGGEKAIEQEYKRWRDIWSAGQGVAQIHEVKPAGEIVKEIASEYLSTLNSLPR, from the coding sequence ATGAAAATCAAAACAAAAATCAGTGAAATGTTAAAAATTGATCTACCGATCATTGCAGCACCAATGTTCCTTGTCTCCTATCCGGAGTTAGTAGTCGCAGTTTCAGAGGCAGGTGGGATCGGATGTTTTCCCTCATTAAACTATAGAACCCCGGAACAGCTCCGAGAAGGTATATTAGAAATTCGATCCAAATCCAAAAAACCAATTGGAGTCAATTTAATCCTTCATAAAGAACATAACCCAAACTGGGCGAAACAATTTGAAGTGGTGATGGATTTAAAAGTCGAACTCATCATTACAAGCCTCGGAACTCCAAGAACCATTGCGAAAGAAATCAAATCCAATGGCTCCACTTTGTTTTGCGATGTAACCACCCTCAAACATGCAAACATTGTCGCAAAGTCTGGGGCAGATGCACTCATTGCTGTCTCCCAAGGGGCTGGCGGGCATGCAGGTGCCATCACTCCTTTTGCGTTGATTCCTTACTTAAAAAAGGAAGTTGGACTTCCAGTGATTGCAGCAGGTGCCATTTCCACTGGATCACAAATGGCGGCGGCCTTGTCTTTAGGAGCCGATGCAGTGTATATTGGAACTCGTTTTATCGCAACTCCGGAGTCCAGAGCACAAAATGAATACAAACAAATGTTAATCGATTCAAGCCCTGATGAAATCGTTTATACTGAAAAAATTTCTGGAATCCCGGCCAACTGGTTGTCAAAATCAGTAGAACGTTCTCCCGAGATTTTAGAGGATGGTCCGAAAAAAATTGCAGCCGGCCACGCCGGTGGAGAAAAAGCTATCGAACAAGAATACAAACGTTGGAGAGATATTTGGTCTGCCGGCCAAGGAGTCGCTCAAATCCACGAAGTGAAACCTGCTGGCGAAATTGTAAAAGAAATTGCAAGTGAATACTTGTCGACGTTAAACAGCCTTCCTCGCTAA
- a CDS encoding protein-disulfide reductase DsbD family protein has product MVSEIQTFIESQLSSGSFSLFSFFFLALGGLLAGLLPCVYPLYPITAGILKSRVSNHKWSHPLVYYVGLASMYAVFGLVAGFSGGAFNSFLRYPETQVLLAILLFVLGLSVAEFLYFPFFAGDLRNSANVSYANTFFLGVGAGLLSSPCVGPVVVSILVQLIAYQTEGIRLVPILFTSLKMFVFGLGLGIPFLLIGVFGFALPKSGKWMKSVQWILALMILYFSFTYLEKAFGLWGLDASLAAKVFLIWTLALSFLYLQKKEGLPCEKMKHSLLQLGAYTSLVILILLLQSGVSKFSSASPAAGFKSVPTEVHGNLEWFRSKEEVYRIAKETGKPIFIDFYADWCTNCKEFQKLTLTNQEWNETFKNKAILWKIYDTDPIFEEFANNPNYPELKIGLPFFLILDADGKMIYKSNDYLDTKGMIDAILKF; this is encoded by the coding sequence ATGGTATCTGAAATCCAAACCTTTATTGAATCCCAATTGTCTTCTGGTTCCTTTTCCCTTTTTAGTTTTTTCTTTTTGGCCTTAGGTGGGCTTTTGGCAGGTCTTTTGCCCTGTGTGTATCCATTGTATCCCATAACTGCAGGGATTTTAAAATCCCGAGTTAGTAATCATAAATGGTCACATCCGTTGGTTTACTACGTGGGTCTTGCCAGTATGTACGCAGTGTTTGGACTAGTTGCAGGTTTTAGCGGCGGGGCATTCAATTCTTTTTTACGTTATCCTGAAACACAGGTTCTCCTTGCTATTTTGTTATTTGTTTTAGGCCTTAGTGTTGCTGAATTTTTATATTTTCCTTTTTTTGCAGGTGATTTAAGAAATTCAGCAAATGTTAGTTATGCGAATACATTTTTTTTGGGTGTGGGAGCTGGCCTACTATCTTCCCCTTGTGTAGGTCCTGTTGTTGTATCAATTCTTGTCCAACTCATTGCTTACCAAACAGAGGGGATTCGTTTGGTCCCCATTCTTTTTACCTCATTAAAAATGTTTGTTTTTGGTTTAGGTCTTGGGATTCCATTTTTACTCATTGGTGTTTTTGGATTCGCCCTTCCCAAATCGGGAAAGTGGATGAAGTCAGTTCAATGGATTCTTGCTCTAATGATTTTGTATTTTTCTTTTACTTATTTAGAAAAGGCATTTGGACTATGGGGTTTGGATGCGAGTCTCGCAGCCAAAGTATTTCTCATTTGGACTTTAGCACTTAGTTTTCTCTACTTACAAAAGAAAGAAGGCCTTCCCTGTGAGAAAATGAAACACTCTCTTCTACAGTTAGGTGCCTATACCTCGCTCGTAATTTTAATCCTACTTTTACAATCGGGAGTTTCTAAATTCTCCTCAGCGTCCCCTGCTGCGGGATTCAAATCGGTCCCAACAGAGGTGCACGGAAATCTAGAATGGTTTCGCTCAAAAGAAGAAGTGTATCGGATCGCCAAAGAAACAGGGAAACCGATATTTATCGATTTTTATGCTGATTGGTGTACAAACTGCAAAGAATTTCAAAAACTCACACTTACTAATCAGGAGTGGAATGAAACTTTTAAAAACAAAGCCATCCTTTGGAAAATTTATGATACAGATCCAATTTTTGAAGAATTTGCAAACAATCCTAATTATCCAGAATTAAAAATTGGATTACCTTTTTTTCTCATCTTGGATGCCGATGGAAAGATGATCTACAAATCGAATGATTATTTAGATACCAAGGGAATGATTGATGCGATTCTCAAATTTTAA
- a CDS encoding FecR family protein — MVVRRIMSLRILLTLFSILLTSVSLSAEEFAVATFTRGKVSFLSSTDSSKLWKTLKVNDILKPGDRIKTGNGSKVDFLFMETEIRIQPNTDFTLKEWSTENKVAKAYVEKGAAWFRVSNFKKGNFEVSTPTTTAGVRGTAFGVFYEEKEKKGYTCVCEGLVNINGSEFSKGTGGAVKLGATDLEKNDYKELITKDGATIKFKEKRKDNPMLSRCLPCHKPVGWEDNSFTPDETYGKK, encoded by the coding sequence ATGGTTGTTAGAAGGATTATGAGCCTCAGAATCCTTCTAACCCTTTTTTCCATCCTCCTAACCAGCGTTTCTCTTTCTGCGGAAGAATTTGCAGTGGCAACATTTACCCGCGGGAAAGTGAGTTTTCTTTCCTCAACTGATTCTTCCAAACTTTGGAAAACTCTCAAAGTCAATGACATTCTCAAACCTGGGGACCGAATCAAAACCGGCAATGGATCTAAAGTAGATTTTTTGTTTATGGAAACGGAGATTCGAATCCAACCAAACACTGATTTTACGCTAAAAGAATGGAGTACGGAAAATAAAGTCGCAAAAGCCTATGTAGAAAAGGGCGCAGCTTGGTTTCGAGTCAGTAATTTTAAAAAAGGGAATTTTGAAGTTTCAACACCTACTACCACTGCCGGTGTTCGCGGAACCGCATTCGGTGTGTTCTACGAAGAAAAGGAAAAAAAAGGATATACTTGTGTTTGCGAAGGACTAGTAAACATCAATGGGTCTGAATTTTCTAAAGGAACTGGTGGTGCAGTTAAACTGGGTGCCACTGACTTGGAAAAAAATGATTACAAGGAACTAATCACAAAAGATGGTGCTACCATTAAGTTCAAAGAAAAACGAAAAGACAACCCGATGTTGTCAAGATGTCTCCCTTGTCACAAACCAGTAGGTTGGGAAGATAATAGTTTTACTCCGGACGAAACTTACGGTAAAAAGTGA
- the thyX gene encoding FAD-dependent thymidylate synthase — protein sequence MQQSDFESISRVSVPELDSILGKPFPILDDGFVRLVDYMGSDESIVQAARVSYGKGTKKVNEDRGLIRYLMRHRHSTPFEMCELKLHVRVPMDTWRQWIRHRMANVNEYSTRYSVAIDSAQTTLPGEWRVQSVGNKQGSDGYLESSKGDHLTKRETEFQKFATDIYNERLEMGVAREQARKDLPLATYTEAYWKIDLHNLLHFLALRMDDHAQLEIRLFAKTIGEQIVKKWVPNAWEAFVDYRLSALNLTKYDTQIIQALNTSGKEGAKQKAIELGLLDEQGSTAKKSREREELEYKLKDMGFTIPW from the coding sequence ATGCAACAATCTGATTTCGAATCCATTTCAAGAGTTTCCGTTCCCGAATTAGACTCCATTCTAGGTAAACCATTCCCGATTCTGGACGATGGCTTTGTTCGGCTTGTTGATTACATGGGTTCAGATGAATCGATCGTTCAGGCAGCACGCGTTTCGTACGGAAAAGGAACAAAAAAAGTAAATGAAGACCGTGGGCTCATTCGGTATTTGATGCGCCACCGCCACAGCACTCCATTCGAAATGTGCGAACTAAAGCTACATGTTCGAGTTCCCATGGACACTTGGCGCCAGTGGATTCGCCATCGTATGGCAAATGTCAATGAATACTCTACGCGTTACTCCGTAGCCATTGATTCAGCGCAAACGACACTTCCTGGAGAGTGGAGAGTCCAATCCGTTGGAAACAAACAAGGTAGTGATGGATATTTAGAATCATCCAAGGGAGACCACCTAACAAAAAGAGAGACGGAATTCCAAAAGTTTGCTACTGACATTTATAACGAAAGATTAGAAATGGGAGTGGCTCGCGAACAGGCAAGAAAGGACCTCCCTCTTGCAACATATACAGAAGCGTATTGGAAAATAGACCTTCATAATTTACTTCATTTTTTGGCACTTCGAATGGATGATCATGCGCAGTTGGAGATTCGTCTCTTTGCAAAAACCATTGGGGAACAAATAGTGAAAAAATGGGTTCCAAATGCATGGGAAGCATTTGTCGACTACCGTCTAAGCGCATTGAACCTGACCAAATACGATACACAAATCATCCAAGCTCTGAATACTTCCGGAAAAGAAGGGGCCAAACAAAAGGCTATCGAACTAGGGTTGTTAGATGAACAAGGTTCCACCGCTAAAAAAAGCCGTGAACGTGAGGAATTGGAGTACAAATTGAAAGATATGGGTTTTACCATTCCTTGGTAA